In the Campylobacter showae genome, one interval contains:
- a CDS encoding YebC/PmpR family DNA-binding transcriptional regulator yields the protein MGRAFEYRRAAKEARWDKMSKVFPKLAKAITVAAKEGGTEPDMNPKLRAAIAAAKAQNMPKDNIDAAIKRANGKDSADIKTIFYDGKGAHGVQIIVECATDNPTRTVANVKAIFSKNGGEILPSGSLNFMFTRKSVFELDMPAKELDEIELELIDFGLTEIEEEDGVLYIYGDYASFGTLSEGIEKLGLEAKKASLQYIANSPVSLDEEQMNELEKLLDKLEDDDDVQAVYTNIE from the coding sequence ATGGGACGAGCGTTTGAATACAGGCGCGCCGCGAAGGAAGCGCGCTGGGACAAGATGAGTAAGGTTTTTCCAAAACTCGCAAAAGCCATAACCGTAGCGGCTAAAGAGGGCGGCACCGAGCCTGATATGAACCCGAAACTTCGCGCCGCGATAGCAGCGGCCAAAGCGCAAAACATGCCAAAAGACAACATCGACGCGGCGATAAAACGCGCTAACGGCAAAGATAGCGCCGATATCAAGACTATCTTTTACGACGGCAAGGGCGCTCACGGCGTGCAAATCATCGTCGAGTGCGCTACCGACAACCCGACTCGCACCGTCGCAAACGTCAAGGCGATATTTAGCAAAAACGGCGGCGAAATTTTGCCTAGCGGAAGCCTAAATTTCATGTTTACGAGAAAGAGCGTTTTTGAGCTTGATATGCCCGCAAAAGAGCTTGACGAGATCGAGCTAGAGCTCATTGACTTCGGTCTAACCGAGATCGAGGAGGAAGACGGCGTGCTTTATATCTACGGCGATTACGCAAGCTTCGGAACTCTTAGCGAAGGTATCGAAAAGCTGGGGCTTGAAGCCAAAAAAGCAAGCCTGCAATACATCGCAAATTCGCCCGTAAGTCTAGACGAAGAGCAAATGAACGAGCTAGAAAAGCTGCTCGATAAGCTCGAAGACGACGACGACGTGCAAGCGGTTTATACAAATATCGAATAA
- the dcuC gene encoding C4-dicarboxylate transporter DcuC produces the protein MATAKLICAVIGLIAVVFLLVKKRETKTVLIGVGLVLCVICLNPLGALESFTKSMTSAGLIKAICASMGFAYVMKVTKCDQHLVLLLTKPMKNIGFLLIPATFVLTYLINIAIPSAAGCSAAVGATMIPLLMASGVRPAMAGAAVFAGTFGGVLSPGSAHNIFVTDMVKKTNEAYTVQDVIGVQFPNAVAAGIVVLIVISLTAIIFKDYQKGQDFSPKSISNAGEATQTKVNLLFALAPLIPLVILVVGGTSLNKISWLAWTKMGVAEAMILGAIIAVFITWTSPEKITKEFFNGMGSAYAEVMGIIIAAGVFVAGLKACGAIDAVTEWLKHSQEFVRYGGTFVPYLMGTVTGSGDAATMAFNQAITVHAADLGFAQDKLGMAAAISGALGRSSSPIAGAAIVCAGLAMVSPVEIAKRTAPAMAIAVCVIAFFML, from the coding sequence ATGGCTACTGCTAAGCTAATCTGTGCGGTCATAGGCTTGATCGCCGTCGTGTTTTTATTGGTCAAAAAAAGAGAGACCAAAACCGTGCTCATCGGCGTGGGACTCGTACTCTGCGTCATCTGTCTAAATCCGCTCGGAGCGCTTGAGAGCTTTACGAAGTCGATGACTTCGGCCGGCCTTATCAAGGCCATTTGCGCCAGCATGGGCTTTGCCTACGTTATGAAGGTGACTAAGTGCGACCAGCACCTAGTTTTGCTACTTACCAAACCGATGAAAAATATCGGATTTTTGCTGATTCCGGCTACTTTCGTGCTCACCTATCTCATCAACATCGCGATACCGTCGGCTGCGGGCTGCTCGGCTGCGGTCGGGGCTACGATGATACCGCTTTTGATGGCATCTGGCGTACGCCCTGCGATGGCGGGAGCTGCGGTGTTTGCGGGAACTTTTGGCGGCGTGCTAAGCCCAGGCTCCGCGCACAATATCTTCGTAACCGACATGGTAAAAAAGACCAATGAAGCCTACACCGTCCAAGACGTCATCGGCGTGCAGTTTCCAAACGCCGTCGCCGCAGGCATCGTCGTTTTGATCGTGATTAGCTTAACGGCGATTATCTTTAAAGATTATCAAAAAGGGCAGGATTTCTCGCCTAAATCTATAAGCAACGCTGGCGAAGCGACGCAGACGAAGGTAAATTTACTCTTTGCTCTAGCGCCTCTCATCCCGCTAGTTATCCTTGTCGTCGGCGGCACAAGCCTAAATAAAATCTCGTGGCTAGCATGGACGAAGATGGGCGTGGCCGAGGCTATGATCCTTGGCGCTATCATCGCGGTTTTCATCACGTGGACAAGCCCTGAAAAGATCACCAAAGAGTTTTTTAACGGTATGGGCAGCGCCTACGCCGAGGTTATGGGTATCATCATCGCCGCGGGCGTTTTCGTCGCGGGTCTAAAGGCGTGCGGTGCGATCGACGCGGTCACCGAGTGGCTAAAACACTCCCAGGAGTTCGTGCGCTACGGCGGTACTTTCGTACCGTATCTCATGGGTACGGTTACGGGCTCGGGTGATGCCGCTACTATGGCGTTTAACCAAGCTATCACCGTTCATGCTGCGGATCTTGGCTTTGCGCAGGATAAACTAGGCATGGCCGCTGCGATCTCGGGCGCACTAGGCCGCTCGTCGTCTCCTATCGCGGGTGCAGCGATCGTGTGCGCGGGTCTTGCGATGGTTAGCCCGGTAGAGATAGCTAAGCGAACGGCTCCTGCGATGGCGATAGCCGTGTGCGTTATAGCGTTTTTTATGCTCTAA
- a CDS encoding cation:dicarboxylate symporter family transporter, which translates to MNPSVSNAAKPQKPFLIRMFTNLAFWVVFGIVAGIAVGMIFPDLGIASKPGIDYFIKALKALIGPIIFLTIVSGIIGLESMKELGSIGLKGFIYFEVVSTLALAVGIIFGETLKPGHDMHLDYTQLDASSVEKFTSQASNIDANSGVLAHTLHILRGAVPVDGIFPYVHLLDPFIKSNTLQVLFLAIVTAVAISFLKHDYKKKILRPLEIVQHWVLKLLTILMLFSPVAAFSAMAFLIGKFGINSLLGMLELLFVMAFASLFFIFVVLGIICYFAKVNIFKFMRFIAKEVLIVFATSSSETALAPLMQKLEAAGIHRGAVGLIIPTGYSFNLDCTNIYLSLSVIFLAQAFGIPLTVEHLIQILIILMVTSKGAVGVTGSGFIILAGTLAALPSAGIPVVTVAVLLGVDKFMSEMRAVGNLCGNAVGCLIISIWDKKVDMEKFRYALDHPDEFHFHS; encoded by the coding sequence TTGAACCCAAGCGTTTCAAACGCGGCAAAACCGCAAAAACCTTTTCTTATTAGAATGTTTACCAACCTAGCGTTTTGGGTGGTTTTCGGCATCGTCGCGGGTATCGCGGTCGGCATGATCTTCCCGGATCTAGGCATCGCGAGCAAGCCTGGCATCGACTACTTTATCAAAGCCTTAAAAGCCCTCATCGGACCGATCATTTTCCTCACGATAGTCTCAGGCATCATCGGGCTTGAGAGCATGAAGGAACTGGGCTCTATCGGACTTAAAGGATTTATTTACTTTGAGGTCGTGAGCACCTTAGCCCTTGCCGTGGGAATAATCTTCGGCGAGACGCTAAAACCTGGTCACGATATGCATCTTGACTATACGCAGCTTGACGCCTCTAGCGTAGAGAAATTTACGAGCCAAGCCTCAAACATAGACGCAAACAGCGGGGTTTTAGCGCATACGCTTCATATTTTGCGCGGCGCTGTACCGGTTGACGGCATTTTTCCTTATGTACATTTGCTTGATCCGTTTATCAAATCAAACACGCTTCAAGTGCTATTTTTGGCGATCGTTACGGCTGTTGCGATTTCGTTTTTAAAGCACGACTACAAAAAAAAGATCCTAAGACCGCTTGAAATCGTTCAGCACTGGGTGCTAAAACTGCTTACGATTTTGATGCTATTTAGCCCGGTTGCGGCATTTTCTGCGATGGCGTTTTTGATCGGTAAATTCGGCATTAACTCGCTTTTGGGTATGCTTGAGCTACTTTTCGTTATGGCTTTTGCGAGCTTGTTTTTTATCTTTGTAGTTTTGGGCATTATTTGCTATTTTGCGAAGGTTAATATCTTTAAATTTATGCGCTTCATCGCAAAAGAAGTCCTGATCGTGTTTGCGACGAGCTCCTCGGAGACCGCGCTAGCTCCGCTCATGCAAAAGCTAGAAGCCGCAGGTATCCACAGGGGCGCGGTCGGACTCATCATACCGACTGGATATTCGTTTAACCTCGACTGCACGAACATCTACCTATCGCTTAGCGTTATTTTCCTCGCTCAAGCCTTCGGTATCCCACTAACGGTCGAGCATTTGATACAAATTCTTATCATCTTGATGGTAACAAGCAAGGGTGCGGTCGGCGTCACGGGCTCCGGATTTATCATACTTGCCGGTACGCTTGCCGCGCTTCCTAGTGCAGGTATCCCGGTCGTTACGGTTGCGGTGCTGCTTGGCGTGGATAAATTTATGTCCGAGATGCGCGCGGTCGGAAACCTCTGCGGCAACGCCGTAGGCTGCCTAATCATCTCGATCTGGGATAAAAAAGTAGATATGGAGAAATTCCGCTACGCGCTCGATCATCCGGACGAGTTTCACTTCCATTCGTAA
- the pepE gene encoding dipeptidase PepE, whose amino-acid sequence MKQTLLLSSSSYKDTGYLKHCKNWIYEFLKECGVWDEQVLFIPYAGVRRTNDEYEQKVIDCLEYKNIASIHKFSDPKRAVAEAKAICIGGGNTFALLYYLYKFDLVEAVRQRVEAGVPYFGWSAGANVAGSTMMTTNDMPIIMPKSFDALNIFPHQINPHFISGKIAGHNGESREERLEEFLIVNQKSLIYALPEGTALRIKDENATVMGMDESPVLKMAYQKETEFIKVGESFKF is encoded by the coding sequence ATGAAGCAGACTTTGCTTTTAAGCAGTTCAAGCTACAAAGATACGGGCTATCTTAAGCATTGTAAAAACTGGATATACGAGTTTTTGAAAGAGTGCGGAGTTTGGGACGAGCAGGTGCTTTTTATCCCGTATGCCGGAGTTCGCCGCACTAACGACGAGTACGAGCAAAAGGTCATCGACTGCCTAGAGTACAAAAATATCGCGTCCATCCATAAATTTAGCGATCCAAAACGCGCCGTAGCCGAGGCTAAAGCCATCTGCATCGGCGGCGGAAACACATTTGCGCTGCTTTACTATCTTTATAAATTTGATCTAGTCGAAGCTGTCAGACAAAGAGTGGAGGCGGGAGTGCCGTATTTTGGCTGGAGTGCGGGCGCAAACGTCGCCGGAAGCACGATGATGACGACAAACGACATGCCTATCATCATGCCAAAAAGCTTTGACGCGTTAAATATCTTCCCGCATCAGATAAATCCGCATTTCATCAGCGGCAAGATCGCTGGACACAACGGCGAAAGCAGGGAGGAGAGGCTGGAGGAGTTTTTGATAGTAAATCAAAAAAGCCTGATCTACGCGCTACCTGAAGGTACGGCTCTAAGGATAAAGGACGAAAACGCAACCGTGATGGGCATGGATGAAAGCCCCGTCTTAAAAATGGCGTATCAAAAAGAAACCGAGTTCATAAAAGTCGGTGAGAGCTTTAAATTTTAG
- a CDS encoding heavy metal translocating P-type ATPase: MQNIKLNIAGMTCVNCSNAIERVTKKIAGVLDAKVSFANGSGEFIIESAEVQAAIEEKIKKLGYGVAKDLAEFEAKREKHILNLRRNFLAAAAFSAVIMALEMSEQPSVTKSAIMLALAFITIATCGRDFFVHAYGALKNKNFDMNVLVALGTSTAFAYSLGVFIAGERLPENMRHLYVSGAAMITAFVLLGKFLEERSKARAGDYIKSLMDMSPKTALVLQKDGSALEVDVASLKIGDIAVVKSGYAVPCDGVVINGGAEIDASMLTGESLPVYKKQGDEVNAGTINLNGYINVKVTKPANQTLLSQILELLSDASSKKMPISHFADRVANIFVPSVIAIAVVTFCAWFVVTGNALQGVLSAVCVLIISCPCALGLATPIAIVSSLSLGAKNGILIKNPEVLEVLGGVKYAVFDKTGTLTKGEISVNFTDINDENLAKIAALEAKSSHPISAAIVRYANELGLKILGDEKGFENIAGRGVKSEDDSVIAGNEAFLSELGVEISAQAKEQIAKAQNEGNGVVLAAVDKIYVGFIALSDRVKDDAAQAIQSLKNAGVATVMLTGDNAFTAKNVAGKLGVEKVFAGMLPNEKFETIKRLQEEGGVLFVGDGINDAAPLKQANAGIAMSSGADIAKEAGDVVLVKNDLKSAVSTINLANETMKTIRQNLFWAFVYNAVCIPVAAGVLAPLGLMLTPVYGAAAMCFSSVTVVLNSIRLRFKQI, encoded by the coding sequence ATGCAAAATATCAAACTAAACATCGCGGGCATGACCTGCGTAAACTGCTCAAACGCCATCGAGCGCGTGACGAAAAAAATCGCGGGCGTACTGGACGCCAAGGTCAGCTTCGCAAACGGCTCGGGCGAATTTATCATAGAAAGCGCCGAAGTACAAGCTGCGATAGAAGAAAAAATAAAAAAGTTAGGTTACGGCGTGGCAAAGGATTTGGCGGAATTTGAAGCCAAGCGCGAGAAACATATCTTAAATTTACGCCGAAATTTCCTGGCTGCGGCGGCTTTTAGCGCGGTGATCATGGCGCTTGAGATGAGCGAGCAGCCAAGCGTGACAAAATCGGCTATCATGCTAGCACTCGCCTTTATCACGATAGCTACGTGCGGGCGGGACTTTTTCGTCCATGCTTACGGTGCACTGAAAAATAAAAACTTCGATATGAACGTGCTCGTCGCGCTGGGAACAAGCACGGCGTTTGCGTACTCGCTGGGAGTTTTTATCGCGGGCGAGCGCCTACCTGAAAACATGCGCCACCTCTATGTCTCGGGCGCGGCCATGATAACGGCTTTCGTGCTGCTGGGTAAATTTTTAGAAGAGCGCTCAAAAGCTCGCGCAGGCGATTATATAAAATCGCTCATGGATATGTCGCCAAAGACCGCTCTCGTACTACAAAAAGACGGTAGCGCGCTGGAAGTTGATGTCGCAAGCCTAAAAATAGGCGACATCGCGGTCGTAAAGAGCGGCTACGCTGTGCCTTGCGACGGGGTCGTGATAAACGGCGGCGCAGAGATCGACGCCTCGATGCTAACGGGCGAGAGTCTGCCCGTCTATAAAAAACAAGGCGACGAAGTTAATGCCGGGACCATAAATTTAAACGGCTACATCAACGTAAAGGTTACTAAGCCCGCTAATCAAACGCTTTTGTCGCAAATTTTAGAGCTTTTAAGTGACGCGTCGAGCAAAAAGATGCCTATCAGCCACTTTGCCGACCGCGTGGCAAATATCTTCGTGCCTAGCGTGATAGCTATCGCCGTCGTTACGTTTTGCGCGTGGTTTGTGGTTACGGGAAATGCGCTACAAGGCGTGCTAAGCGCGGTTTGCGTGCTCATTATCTCGTGTCCTTGCGCGCTGGGGCTAGCTACCCCGATAGCTATCGTCTCCTCGTTATCTCTGGGCGCTAAAAATGGAATCCTCATTAAAAATCCAGAAGTTTTAGAAGTTCTTGGCGGCGTGAAATACGCGGTATTTGATAAAACCGGAACGCTAACTAAGGGCGAAATTTCGGTAAATTTTACCGATATAAACGATGAAAATTTAGCCAAAATCGCCGCGCTAGAGGCTAAAAGCTCGCATCCGATATCGGCTGCGATCGTTAGATACGCAAATGAGCTGGGGCTTAAAATTTTAGGCGACGAAAAGGGTTTTGAAAATATCGCCGGACGCGGCGTAAAGAGCGAGGACGATAGCGTGATAGCAGGCAACGAGGCCTTTTTAAGCGAGCTTGGCGTGGAGATAAGCGCGCAGGCTAAAGAGCAAATCGCCAAAGCGCAAAACGAAGGAAACGGCGTAGTACTAGCGGCCGTGGATAAAATTTACGTAGGATTTATAGCGCTTAGCGACAGGGTAAAGGACGACGCAGCTCAGGCTATCCAAAGCCTAAAAAACGCCGGCGTAGCGACCGTAATGCTAACCGGAGATAACGCCTTCACCGCTAAAAACGTAGCGGGCAAGCTAGGTGTAGAAAAGGTCTTTGCCGGCATGCTACCTAATGAAAAATTTGAAACCATAAAACGCCTGCAAGAAGAGGGCGGAGTGCTGTTTGTCGGCGACGGTATCAACGATGCCGCCCCGCTAAAACAAGCAAATGCGGGCATCGCGATGAGTAGCGGCGCAGACATCGCAAAAGAGGCTGGCGACGTAGTGCTAGTAAAAAACGATCTAAAAAGCGCGGTATCTACGATAAATTTGGCCAACGAGACGATGAAAACGATAAGGCAAAATTTGTTTTGGGCGTTTGTTTATAACGCCGTTTGTATCCCGGTCGCGGCCGGAGTTTTAGCGCCTCTAGGCCTCATGCTAACGCCTGTTTACGGGGCTGCGGCGATGTGCTTTAGCTCGGTCACGGTCGTGTTAAATTCGATCAGATTACGATTTAAGCAAATCTAA
- a CDS encoding peptidylprolyl isomerase has protein sequence MRNDELKIYDIDAAELAKLKFAVIHTEKGDMKLELYGDEAPQAVTNFAQLAKSGFYDGLNFHRVIPNFVIQGGCPHGTGTGGPGWRIKCECVGQKHKHKRGALSMAHAGRDTGGSQFFVCHSAQPHLDGVHTVFGQIVDEPSLKTLDSVRQGDKINSIEILESL, from the coding sequence ATGAGAAACGACGAACTAAAAATCTACGACATCGACGCGGCCGAGCTTGCTAAGCTCAAATTTGCCGTAATCCACACCGAAAAAGGCGATATGAAGCTCGAGCTTTACGGCGACGAAGCGCCGCAAGCCGTGACAAATTTTGCCCAGCTAGCCAAAAGCGGCTTTTACGACGGGTTAAATTTCCACCGCGTGATCCCAAATTTCGTGATCCAGGGCGGTTGTCCGCACGGCACGGGCACAGGGGGACCGGGCTGGCGCATCAAATGCGAGTGCGTAGGCCAAAAACACAAACACAAACGAGGAGCGCTATCTATGGCGCACGCCGGACGCGATACGGGCGGCAGTCAGTTTTTCGTCTGCCACAGCGCGCAGCCGCACCTTGACGGCGTACATACGGTGTTTGGACAGATCGTGGACGAGCCTAGCCTAAAGACTCTAGATAGCGTTAGACAAGGCGATAAGATAAACTCGATCGAAATTTTAGAGAGTTTGTAA
- a CDS encoding heavy-metal-associated domain-containing protein, with product MTKFKVANIHCENCANTIKNALGDEYGEIKVDLSVEPRVVSVNLDGKDEAKFKEDLDDLGFSVIEKI from the coding sequence ATGACTAAATTTAAGGTTGCTAATATCCACTGCGAAAACTGCGCAAACACCATAAAAAACGCTCTTGGGGACGAATACGGCGAGATAAAGGTCGATCTTAGCGTAGAGCCGAGGGTCGTGAGCGTAAATTTAGACGGCAAGGACGAGGCGAAATTCAAAGAGGATCTGGATGATTTGGGATTTAGCGTCATAGAGAAAATTTGA
- a CDS encoding GNAT family N-acetyltransferase — protein sequence MILNARKDDAARCIELLNLAMEDIAFTLSGVSDPVKSDEILHKFFRSEINRLSYNNVFVFKFDGEIAGTICVYDGSEIEMLDEPIRAHLQTLGLNKFPQTECFADELYIDSLAVDERFRGRGIAKELIKFVFTLAPKRNIKKVALIVDEKKPKTMAFYEHLGFETDCEMIINSHKYYHMIKEIK from the coding sequence ATGATTTTAAATGCCCGAAAAGACGACGCCGCGCGCTGCATAGAGCTGTTAAATTTAGCCATGGAGGATATCGCTTTTACGCTTAGCGGCGTGAGCGATCCCGTTAAGAGCGATGAAATTTTGCATAAATTTTTTAGAAGCGAGATAAACCGCCTAAGCTACAACAACGTTTTCGTTTTTAAATTTGACGGCGAGATCGCGGGGACGATTTGCGTTTACGACGGAAGCGAGATTGAAATGTTAGACGAGCCCATCAGGGCGCATTTGCAGACGCTTGGTTTAAACAAATTTCCGCAGACCGAGTGCTTCGCGGACGAGCTATATATCGATAGTCTTGCCGTGGACGAGAGATTTCGCGGACGAGGCATCGCAAAAGAGCTGATCAAATTTGTCTTTACCCTCGCGCCGAAACGAAATATCAAAAAAGTAGCTCTCATCGTCGATGAAAAAAAGCCTAAAACCATGGCTTTTTACGAGCATTTGGGCTTTGAAACCGACTGCGAAATGATCATAAATTCTCATAAATACTACCATATGATAAAGGAGATAAAATGA
- the pepT gene encoding peptidase T — MDIVERFLRYTKINTTTNREAGAAGIMPSNPTEHDLAKLIESELKELGLQNIKRRENTITTAVLPSNSAKKLPSVAFFAHLDTSAEQKNDTKAQIVRYEGGDVTLNKELGITLKQSEFPELANYLGDDLIVTDGTSLLGADDKAAIAAIVNAAQFFIQNPQIEHGDVTFGFLPDEEQGLRGAKALDVSEIKADFAYCLDCCGIGELIYQNWNAGDAVVTFVGQSAHPMNAKGKLVNSLLLAHKFISMLPGGEAPEYTDGVEGYYWVKELSGNSAKTVLKLDVREFNEAKYAQRMAFLQDLSDSFAKIYGAHRIQISLKDRYKNVFNYLADGENSLPVVAAKQAYARLNIEPKVIPMRGGYDGAVISEKGVPCPNIFTGAHNFHSIYEYLPVKSLRAASNVVCEIVKIIAEK; from the coding sequence ATGGATATAGTCGAGAGGTTTTTACGCTATACGAAGATCAACACCACCACAAACCGCGAAGCGGGCGCGGCGGGCATTATGCCTTCAAACCCAACCGAGCACGATCTAGCAAAGCTGATAGAAAGCGAGCTAAAGGAGCTCGGCCTGCAAAATATAAAAAGACGAGAAAATACCATAACCACAGCCGTTTTGCCGTCAAATTCCGCTAAAAAGCTGCCGTCCGTGGCGTTTTTCGCACACCTTGATACGAGCGCGGAGCAAAAAAACGACACGAAAGCGCAAATCGTACGCTACGAAGGCGGCGACGTCACGCTAAATAAAGAACTGGGCATAACGCTCAAACAAAGCGAATTTCCGGAGCTTGCTAACTACCTCGGAGACGATCTCATCGTAACGGACGGCACCAGCCTGCTAGGCGCGGACGACAAGGCCGCGATCGCCGCCATCGTAAACGCCGCGCAGTTTTTCATACAAAATCCGCAAATCGAGCACGGCGACGTGACGTTTGGCTTTTTACCCGACGAGGAGCAAGGCCTGCGCGGAGCCAAGGCGCTTGACGTCTCAGAGATCAAGGCCGACTTTGCCTACTGTCTAGATTGCTGCGGCATAGGCGAGCTGATTTACCAAAACTGGAACGCGGGCGATGCGGTCGTGACCTTCGTCGGGCAGTCTGCGCACCCGATGAATGCCAAAGGTAAGCTAGTAAATTCATTGCTACTCGCTCATAAATTTATCTCGATGCTACCGGGCGGCGAAGCACCCGAGTATACCGACGGCGTCGAGGGCTACTACTGGGTCAAGGAATTATCTGGCAACAGCGCAAAGACCGTGCTAAAGCTCGACGTTCGCGAATTTAACGAGGCAAAATACGCGCAGCGCATGGCGTTTTTACAAGATCTTTCCGACTCGTTTGCTAAAATTTACGGCGCGCACAGAATTCAAATCAGCCTAAAAGACCGCTACAAAAACGTATTTAACTACCTAGCGGACGGCGAAAACAGCCTGCCCGTCGTCGCGGCCAAGCAAGCCTACGCTCGGCTAAACATAGAGCCAAAAGTCATCCCGATGCGAGGCGGCTACGACGGCGCCGTCATCTCGGAAAAGGGCGTACCGTGCCCGAATATCTTTACCGGCGCGCACAACTTTCACTCCATCTACGAATACCTGCCGGTAAAATCGCTACGCGCGGCTAGCAACGTCGTCTGTGAGATCGTAAAAATCATAGCAGAGAAATAA
- a CDS encoding DUF6882 domain-containing protein: MRNLRYVGDFSDFNQVFSATLGKMATVQNRFADIVGNLDWNVDFDRCEIAFGDQIYKIQFIGSESNVSDTWLWGHANVNNFGEEATRFSAEVLRAGLEWGLQAFSEPSFELDETFNGHTLCIAACGVADENLCYYGCRHDKGCAFVAITDAPASLFEPLSTHEFVKTASSCIQNHDVDHKIFIKSFLEFNGVKFDENVEKGGLFKKGKDEIVAKFDKELLIKFDDKGRISGFKYEF, from the coding sequence ATGCGAAATTTACGCTACGTAGGTGATTTTTCGGACTTTAATCAGGTTTTTTCGGCGACGCTGGGCAAGATGGCGACCGTGCAAAATAGATTTGCGGATATCGTCGGCAACCTCGACTGGAACGTGGATTTTGATCGCTGCGAGATAGCTTTCGGCGATCAAATTTACAAGATACAGTTTATCGGCAGCGAGTCAAACGTGAGCGACACGTGGCTGTGGGGACACGCGAACGTAAATAACTTTGGCGAGGAGGCGACGCGGTTTTCTGCGGAGGTGTTGCGCGCGGGGCTAGAGTGGGGTTTGCAAGCTTTTAGCGAACCGAGCTTTGAGCTGGATGAAACCTTTAACGGGCACACGCTATGTATCGCCGCATGCGGAGTCGCTGACGAAAATTTATGCTACTACGGCTGCAGACACGATAAGGGCTGTGCGTTTGTGGCTATAACCGATGCGCCAGCTTCGCTTTTTGAGCCTCTTAGCACGCACGAGTTTGTCAAAACAGCAAGTAGCTGCATACAAAATCACGACGTAGATCATAAAATTTTCATCAAAAGCTTTTTGGAATTTAACGGAGTCAAATTTGATGAAAACGTCGAAAAGGGCGGACTTTTTAAGAAAGGCAAAGACGAAATCGTAGCTAAATTTGACAAAGAGCTTTTGATTAAATTTGACGACAAGGGTAGGATTTCGGGATTTAAATACGAATTTTAA
- a CDS encoding tetratricopeptide repeat protein, translated as MKKIFLPLIAASVLLNGADLDALQKECDGGKGASCYELGVLYDNAREGAAQDYQKAAELYSKACNLGNGAGCSNLGFLYDNGSGVAQDGKKAAQLYAKACDMGDEAGCSNLSFAYANGRGARQDYAKASEFYAKACDMGNGGGCYNLGNLYAQKDGASKGTQTRPKNTSKKRAIWSPS; from the coding sequence ATGAAAAAGATATTTTTACCGCTAATTGCGGCTTCGGTCTTATTAAACGGCGCCGATCTAGACGCGCTACAAAAGGAGTGCGACGGCGGAAAGGGCGCAAGCTGCTACGAGCTTGGCGTCTTGTACGATAACGCCAGGGAAGGAGCCGCGCAAGACTACCAAAAAGCGGCCGAGCTCTACTCAAAGGCTTGCAATCTAGGTAACGGCGCCGGCTGCTCAAATTTAGGCTTTTTATACGACAACGGAAGCGGCGTGGCGCAGGACGGCAAAAAAGCCGCCCAGCTTTACGCAAAGGCGTGCGATATGGGCGATGAAGCGGGCTGCTCAAATTTGAGCTTTGCCTACGCAAACGGACGCGGCGCCAGGCAAGACTACGCAAAAGCTAGCGAATTTTACGCCAAAGCCTGCGACATGGGTAACGGCGGCGGATGCTACAATCTAGGCAACCTATACGCACAAAAGGACGGGGCGTCAAAGGGGACGCAAACGCGGCCGAAAAATACCTCAAAAAAGCGTGCGATATGGAGCCCGAGCTAG